In Streptomyces seoulensis, the following are encoded in one genomic region:
- the serA gene encoding phosphoglycerate dehydrogenase: MSSYPSRKATVLIAEELSPATVDALGPDFEIRHCNGADRAELLPAIADVDAILVRSATKVDAEAIAAAKRLKVVARAGVGLDNVDVSAATKAGVMVVNAPTSNIVTAAELACGLLVASARNIPQANTALKNGEWKRSKYTGVELAEKTLGVVGLGRIGALVAQRMSAFGMKVVAYDPYVQPARAAQMGVKVLSLDELLEVSDFITVHLPKTPETLGLIGDEALRKVKPTVRIVNAARGGIVDEAALYAALKEGRVAGAGLDVYAKEPCTDSPLFELDQVVCTPHLGASTDEAQEKAGIAVARSVRLALAGELVPDAVNVQGGVIAEDVKPGLPLAERLGRIFTALAGEVAVRLDVEVYGEITQHDVKVLELSALKGVFEDVVDETVSYVNAPLFAQERGVEVRLTTSSESADHRNVVTVRGTLAGGEEVSVSGTLAGPKHVQKIVAVGDYDVDLALTEHMVVLSYEDRPGVVGTVGRVLGEAGINIAGMQVARSTAGGEALAVLTVDDTVTPAALAELAEEIGATSARSVNLD, encoded by the coding sequence GTGAGCTCGTACCCCAGTCGAAAAGCCACGGTACTCATCGCTGAAGAGCTGTCGCCCGCGACCGTGGACGCACTCGGGCCGGACTTCGAGATCCGGCACTGCAACGGAGCCGACCGCGCCGAACTGCTGCCCGCCATCGCCGACGTGGACGCCATCCTCGTCCGCTCCGCGACCAAGGTCGACGCCGAGGCGATCGCCGCGGCCAAGAGGCTGAAGGTCGTCGCACGGGCCGGCGTCGGCCTGGACAACGTCGACGTCTCCGCCGCCACCAAGGCCGGCGTGATGGTCGTCAACGCCCCCACCTCCAACATCGTCACCGCCGCCGAGCTGGCGTGCGGTCTGCTCGTGGCCAGCGCGCGCAACATTCCGCAGGCCAACACCGCCCTGAAGAACGGCGAGTGGAAGCGCAGCAAGTACACCGGCGTCGAGCTGGCCGAGAAGACCCTCGGCGTGGTCGGCCTCGGCCGCATCGGTGCCCTGGTCGCCCAGCGGATGTCCGCCTTCGGCATGAAGGTCGTCGCCTACGACCCCTACGTACAGCCCGCGCGGGCCGCGCAGATGGGCGTCAAGGTGCTGTCGCTGGACGAGCTGCTGGAGGTCTCCGACTTCATCACCGTCCACCTGCCCAAGACCCCCGAGACGCTCGGCCTGATCGGTGACGAGGCGCTGCGCAAGGTCAAGCCGACCGTGCGCATCGTCAACGCCGCGCGCGGCGGCATCGTCGACGAGGCCGCGCTGTACGCGGCGCTGAAGGAGGGCCGGGTCGCCGGCGCCGGGCTCGACGTGTACGCGAAGGAGCCGTGCACCGACTCCCCGCTGTTCGAGCTGGACCAGGTGGTCTGCACCCCGCACCTCGGTGCCTCCACCGACGAGGCCCAGGAGAAGGCCGGTATCGCGGTGGCCCGCTCGGTGCGGCTCGCCCTCGCCGGTGAGCTGGTGCCGGACGCGGTCAACGTCCAGGGCGGTGTCATCGCCGAGGACGTGAAGCCCGGTCTGCCGCTGGCCGAGCGCCTCGGCCGCATCTTCACCGCGCTCGCGGGCGAGGTCGCGGTCCGCCTCGACGTCGAGGTGTACGGCGAGATCACCCAGCACGATGTGAAGGTGCTCGAACTCTCCGCGCTCAAGGGCGTGTTCGAGGACGTGGTGGACGAGACCGTCTCCTACGTCAACGCCCCGCTGTTCGCGCAGGAGCGCGGTGTCGAGGTCCGCCTCACCACCAGCTCCGAGTCGGCCGACCACCGCAACGTGGTCACCGTGCGCGGCACCCTCGCGGGCGGCGAGGAGGTGTCGGTCTCCGGCACGCTGGCCGGCCCCAAGCACGTCCAGAAGATCGTCGCGGTCGGCGACTACGACGTGGACCTCGCGCTCACCGAGCACATGGTCGTCCTCAGCTACGAGGACCGTCCCGGTGTCGTCGGCACCGTCGGCCGGGTCCTCGGCGAGGCGGGCATCAACATCGCCGGTATGCAGGTGGCCCGTTCCACCGCCGGCGGCGAGGCGCTGGCCGTCCTGACGGTGGACGACACGGTCACCCCGGCCGCGCTGGCCGAGCTGGCCGAGGAGATCGGGGCGACCTCCGCCCGGTCGGTCAACCTGGACTAG
- a CDS encoding putative bifunctional diguanylate cyclase/phosphodiesterase, whose amino-acid sequence MSAPPVTTTALDGAPRAPQQPVRTPPTRPPAAAGGGSRLTQQLALAVICAAYAVGSAFDWGNEQLALFMGDFGLSAAAGTAAVSCFLYARTRRVRFRPAWLLFALSSAMAALGNAVWGWYEVVLERPVPSPSYADLFFLCFAPPAIVGLLVLAKRPVSRAGWICLTLDAWLIGGSLLTLSWSLALAQTARIDGPSVEHTALSLAYPLLDIVLVSMVLALHFRRSPGNRTAVNTAIGALALTVMCDALFTSPLLHSSYRSGQLLDAGWFAGSLLLAYAPWAAPRGREGERGTAETRVVHEHVPGRRGPSAAQAHPPGTEGQGHRYPSGRPLTGSLAALTPYLAAAVCTLGILYNVLNGRRPDHVVLITAGAVVLALVIRQGIMLLDNITLTQELAQKENHFRSLVQGSSDVIMIAAPNGVLRYVSPAAAGVYGSSAEALIGTELAALIHPEDLGCVVHEVRRFLAADPLAEPTTRIECRFRSGRGGWLNVESTVNRHHGGLIFNSRDVTERVRLQAQLQHNAEHDPLTDLPNRALFTRRVQQALSGRRATDRGAALRGTAVLFIDLDGFKAVNDTIGHQAGDELLIQAARRLQDSVRQGDTASRLGGDEFAALITGDGTRDRAARERHILELADRLRLTLSQPYAIDGNDVRVNASIGVAFAEPGLGAGELLRNADLAMYRAKAGGKGRVELYKPQMQQDVVRKAELAGRLRAALHEGEFALLHQPVVCLNGGRIASVATHARWRSAQGVLFTPAEFLRVAEDGDRTAELERWILQEAVEQAAERAAGGLVVPVSVRMSARRLLDRSLPLGSIEALLTRHGLPPGALIIELSGTDPRISLDELERRLTGLSRLGVRIALDGFGSGHAAITALRRLPVDILKLDRGLIEGVVESARLHKITSGLLRIAGDLGLQTVAEGVDLPEQVVALRAMGCTHGQGMAFAGPVDEYRLRRALASGRFPLPHAPAEPVFAGKGAGLYSGSMSTVFGGTALRSHDETAVPPT is encoded by the coding sequence GTGAGCGCGCCGCCGGTGACCACGACCGCGCTCGACGGGGCGCCCCGCGCGCCACAGCAGCCCGTCCGCACGCCCCCCACCCGGCCACCGGCAGCGGCCGGCGGCGGATCGCGGCTCACCCAGCAGCTCGCCCTCGCGGTGATCTGCGCGGCCTACGCGGTCGGCTCCGCCTTCGACTGGGGCAACGAACAACTCGCGCTGTTCATGGGCGACTTCGGGCTCAGCGCGGCGGCCGGCACCGCCGCCGTCTCCTGCTTCCTCTACGCCCGCACCCGCCGGGTCCGCTTCCGCCCCGCCTGGCTGCTCTTCGCCCTCTCCTCCGCGATGGCCGCCCTGGGCAACGCGGTCTGGGGGTGGTACGAGGTCGTCCTCGAACGCCCCGTGCCGAGCCCCAGCTACGCCGATCTGTTCTTCCTCTGCTTCGCGCCGCCCGCCATCGTGGGCCTGCTGGTCCTCGCCAAACGCCCGGTGAGCCGGGCCGGCTGGATCTGTCTCACGCTGGACGCCTGGCTCATCGGCGGCTCGCTGCTCACCCTCTCCTGGAGCCTGGCACTCGCCCAGACCGCCCGGATCGACGGCCCGAGCGTCGAGCACACCGCCCTCTCGCTGGCCTACCCGCTGCTGGACATCGTGCTGGTCAGCATGGTGCTCGCGCTGCACTTCCGGCGCAGCCCCGGCAACCGCACCGCCGTCAACACCGCGATCGGCGCCCTGGCGCTCACCGTGATGTGCGACGCGCTGTTCACCTCCCCGCTGCTGCACAGCAGTTACCGCTCCGGGCAGCTGCTGGACGCGGGCTGGTTCGCGGGCTCCCTGCTGCTCGCCTACGCCCCCTGGGCCGCACCCCGGGGGCGCGAGGGCGAGCGGGGCACGGCCGAGACCCGGGTCGTGCACGAGCACGTGCCGGGCCGGCGCGGCCCCTCCGCCGCGCAGGCGCACCCGCCCGGCACCGAGGGCCAGGGCCACCGGTACCCGTCCGGCAGGCCGCTCACCGGCTCGCTGGCCGCCCTCACCCCGTACCTCGCCGCCGCCGTCTGCACACTGGGCATCCTGTACAACGTGCTCAACGGACGCCGGCCCGACCACGTGGTGCTGATCACCGCGGGCGCCGTGGTGCTGGCCCTGGTGATCCGCCAGGGCATCATGCTGCTGGACAACATCACCCTCACCCAGGAACTGGCGCAGAAGGAGAACCACTTCCGCTCCCTGGTGCAGGGCTCCAGCGACGTCATCATGATCGCCGCCCCCAACGGCGTGCTGCGCTACGTCTCCCCGGCCGCCGCCGGGGTCTACGGCAGCAGCGCCGAGGCCCTGATCGGCACCGAACTGGCCGCGCTGATCCACCCCGAGGACCTGGGCTGCGTGGTGCACGAGGTGCGCCGCTTCCTGGCCGCCGACCCGCTGGCCGAACCCACCACCCGTATCGAGTGCCGCTTCCGCTCCGGCCGGGGAGGCTGGCTCAACGTGGAGTCCACCGTCAACCGGCACCACGGCGGGCTGATCTTCAACAGCCGGGACGTAACCGAGCGGGTCCGGCTCCAGGCCCAGCTCCAGCACAACGCCGAGCACGACCCGCTCACCGACCTGCCCAACCGCGCCCTGTTCACCCGGCGCGTCCAGCAGGCCCTGTCCGGGCGCCGGGCCACCGACCGGGGCGCCGCCCTGCGCGGCACCGCCGTGCTCTTCATCGACCTCGACGGCTTCAAGGCCGTCAACGACACCATCGGCCACCAGGCCGGGGACGAGCTGCTGATCCAGGCCGCGCGCCGCCTCCAGGACTCCGTACGGCAGGGGGACACCGCCTCCCGGCTCGGCGGGGACGAGTTCGCGGCCCTGATCACCGGCGACGGCACCCGCGACCGCGCCGCCCGCGAGCGGCACATCCTGGAGCTGGCCGACCGGCTGCGGCTCACCCTCTCCCAGCCGTACGCCATCGACGGCAACGATGTCCGGGTGAACGCCTCCATCGGCGTCGCCTTCGCCGAACCCGGCCTCGGCGCGGGCGAACTGCTGCGCAACGCCGACCTGGCGATGTACCGGGCCAAGGCCGGCGGCAAGGGCCGGGTGGAGCTGTACAAGCCGCAGATGCAGCAGGACGTGGTCCGCAAGGCCGAGCTGGCCGGGCGGCTGCGCGCCGCACTGCACGAGGGCGAGTTCGCGCTGCTGCACCAGCCGGTGGTGTGCCTCAACGGCGGCCGGATCGCCTCGGTCGCCACCCACGCGCGCTGGCGCTCCGCCCAGGGGGTGCTGTTCACCCCGGCCGAGTTCCTGCGGGTGGCCGAGGACGGCGACCGTACGGCCGAGCTGGAGCGCTGGATACTCCAGGAAGCCGTCGAGCAGGCCGCCGAGCGGGCGGCCGGCGGCCTCGTCGTCCCGGTGTCGGTACGGATGAGCGCCCGGCGGCTGCTGGACCGCTCACTGCCGCTCGGCTCCATCGAGGCGCTGCTGACCCGCCACGGACTGCCGCCCGGCGCGCTGATCATCGAACTGTCCGGCACCGACCCGAGGATCTCCCTGGACGAGCTGGAGCGCCGCCTGACCGGGCTCAGCCGCCTCGGGGTGCGGATCGCGCTCGACGGCTTCGGCTCCGGCCACGCGGCCATCACGGCGCTGCGCAGGCTCCCCGTGGACATCCTCAAGCTCGACCGGGGGCTGATCGAGGGCGTGGTGGAGTCCGCCCGGCTGCACAAGATCACCAGCGGGCTGCTGCGCATCGCGGGCGACCTCGGGCTCCAGACCGTCGCCGAGGGCGTGGACCTGCCGGAGCAGGTGGTCGCACTGCGCGCCATGGGCTGTACGCACGGCCAGGGCATGGCGTTCGCCGGGCCGGTGGACGAGTACCGGCTGCGCCGGGCGCTCGCCTCCGGCCGCTTCCCGCTGCCGCACGCGCCCGCCGAACCGGTCTTCGCGGGCAAGGGCGCCGGGCTCTACTCCGGGTCCATGTCCACCGTCTTCGGCGGGACGGCGCTCCGCTCACATGATGAGACGGCTGTCCCACCCACTTGA
- the ilvN gene encoding acetolactate synthase small subunit translates to MSKHTLSVLVENTPGILARIAALFSRRGFNIDSLAVGVTEHADISRITIVVNVEDLPLEQVTKQLNKLVNVLKIVELEPGQAVQRELVLVKVRADNETRSQIVEIVQLFRAKTVDVSPEAVTIEATGSGDKLSAMLKMLEPFGIKELVQSGTIAIGRGARSITDRSLRALDRSA, encoded by the coding sequence ATGTCCAAGCACACGCTCTCCGTCCTGGTGGAGAACACACCGGGCATCCTCGCCCGCATCGCCGCCCTCTTCTCCCGGCGCGGCTTCAACATCGACTCCCTCGCGGTGGGTGTCACCGAGCACGCCGACATCTCCCGCATCACCATCGTGGTGAACGTCGAGGACCTGCCGCTGGAGCAGGTGACCAAGCAGCTCAACAAGCTCGTCAACGTGCTGAAGATCGTCGAACTGGAACCCGGACAGGCCGTCCAGCGTGAACTCGTTCTGGTGAAGGTCCGCGCGGACAACGAGACCCGGTCGCAGATCGTGGAGATCGTCCAGCTGTTCCGCGCCAAGACCGTCGACGTCTCCCCGGAGGCCGTCACCATCGAGGCCACCGGCTCCGGCGACAAGCTGTCCGCGATGCTGAAGATGCTGGAGCCCTTCGGCATCAAGGAGCTGGTGCAGTCCGGCACCATCGCCATCGGACGCGGCGCCCGCTCCATCACCGACCGCTCCCTGCGCGCCCTCGACCGCAGCGCGTGA
- a CDS encoding 2-hydroxyacid dehydrogenase gives MTQDVWMPIPPEEIKGLPEGLDYSFWDGGAFPGDPADCAVYVVPYMKPLEVRTRPLERMTGLRVIQTLTAGVDDITANLSLVAPGVQLCNARGVHDTSTAELALTLTLASLRGIPGFVRAQEEGRWQGEFRPALADRNVLILGYGAIGSAIEDRLAPFEVERVTRVARSGRTTARGVVHPLTELPQLLPEADVVILATPLTDETRGLVDAAFLARMKDGALLVNIARGPVVDTDALLSEVESGRLTAALDVTDPEPLPPGHPLWRAPGVLITPHVGGPSSAFRPRAERLLVDQLTRFVNHEPLRHVVLTTGA, from the coding sequence ATGACCCAAGACGTCTGGATGCCGATCCCGCCCGAGGAGATCAAGGGACTGCCCGAGGGGCTCGACTACTCGTTCTGGGACGGTGGGGCGTTCCCCGGTGACCCCGCCGACTGCGCGGTGTACGTGGTCCCGTACATGAAGCCGCTGGAGGTGCGGACGCGTCCGCTGGAGCGGATGACCGGCCTGCGCGTGATCCAGACCCTCACCGCGGGCGTGGACGACATCACCGCGAACCTCTCCCTGGTCGCCCCCGGCGTCCAGCTCTGCAACGCCCGGGGCGTCCACGACACCAGTACCGCCGAGCTGGCTCTCACCCTCACACTGGCCTCGCTGCGCGGGATCCCGGGGTTCGTGCGGGCGCAGGAAGAGGGGCGCTGGCAAGGGGAGTTCCGGCCCGCTCTGGCCGACCGGAACGTGCTCATCCTCGGCTACGGGGCGATCGGTTCGGCCATCGAGGACCGGCTCGCGCCCTTCGAGGTGGAGCGCGTGACCCGGGTGGCGCGCTCCGGGCGCACCACCGCGCGCGGGGTCGTGCATCCGCTCACAGAACTTCCCCAACTGCTCCCGGAAGCCGACGTGGTGATCCTCGCGACGCCCCTCACCGACGAGACACGGGGCCTGGTGGACGCCGCCTTCCTGGCCCGCATGAAGGACGGCGCCCTGCTGGTGAACATCGCGCGCGGGCCCGTGGTCGACACCGACGCCCTGCTCAGCGAGGTGGAGAGCGGGCGCCTGACCGCCGCGCTGGACGTCACCGACCCGGAACCGCTGCCGCCGGGGCACCCGTTGTGGCGGGCGCCGGGCGTACTGATCACCCCGCATGTGGGCGGCCCGAGTTCGGCGTTCCGGCCGCGCGCGGAGCGGCTCCTGGTGGACCAGTTGACCCGGTTCGTGAACCATGAGCCACTGCGCCACGTGGTCCTCACCACCGGGGCGTGA
- a CDS encoding aldo/keto reductase has product MERRRIGTGALSVGAVGLGCMPMSWAYSGSRRRGEESVRAVHRALDLGSDLLDTADMYGPFTNELLLGRVLRERRADAFVSTKAGLLVGDQHIVANGRPGYVKRACDASLRRLQTDVIDLYQLHRADPEVPVEETWGAMAELVRAGKVRALGLCAVGARGGRRPGSGLYDGTLRQLQRVQQVFPVSAVQAELSVWSPEALTALLPWCAERGIGFLAAMPLGNGFLTGTLTPGEGFEPDDPRARHPRFTAEMMASNQPLVAGLRRIARRHGADVTPAQVALAWVLAQGPQVIALPGTKRERWARENAAAAALRLTPEDLAEVAALPPALGSWD; this is encoded by the coding sequence GTGGAGCGCAGGAGGATCGGCACGGGGGCGCTCTCTGTGGGGGCCGTGGGGCTCGGGTGCATGCCGATGAGCTGGGCGTACAGCGGGTCGCGGCGGCGGGGCGAGGAGTCGGTCAGGGCCGTGCACCGGGCGCTGGACCTCGGGTCGGACCTGCTGGACACCGCCGACATGTACGGCCCGTTCACCAATGAGCTGCTGCTCGGCCGGGTGCTGAGGGAGCGGCGCGCGGACGCGTTCGTGTCGACCAAGGCCGGGCTGCTGGTGGGTGATCAGCACATCGTGGCCAACGGGCGCCCCGGCTATGTGAAGCGGGCCTGCGACGCCTCGCTGCGCCGCCTGCAGACCGACGTCATCGACCTGTACCAGCTGCACCGCGCCGACCCCGAGGTCCCGGTCGAGGAGACCTGGGGCGCGATGGCGGAGCTGGTGCGGGCCGGGAAGGTCCGGGCGCTCGGCCTGTGCGCGGTCGGCGCGCGCGGCGGCCGCCGCCCCGGGTCCGGGCTGTACGACGGCACGCTGCGCCAGTTGCAGCGGGTGCAGCAGGTGTTCCCGGTGAGCGCGGTGCAGGCGGAGCTGTCGGTGTGGTCGCCGGAGGCGCTGACCGCGCTGCTGCCCTGGTGTGCGGAGCGGGGCATCGGCTTCCTCGCGGCGATGCCCCTGGGGAATGGTTTCCTCACCGGGACGCTCACCCCGGGCGAGGGTTTCGAACCGGACGACCCGCGCGCCCGCCACCCCCGTTTCACGGCCGAGATGATGGCGTCCAACCAGCCTCTCGTGGCCGGGCTCCGGCGTATCGCGCGCCGGCACGGCGCGGACGTCACCCCGGCACAGGTCGCGCTGGCCTGGGTGCTGGCACAGGGACCGCAGGTCATCGCGCTGCCCGGCACCAAGCGGGAGCGCTGGGCCCGGGAGAACGCGGCGGCGGCCGCGCTGCGGCTGACCCCGGAGGACCTCGCCGAGGTGGCCGCACTGCCTCCGGCGCTGGGATCGTGGGACTAG
- the ilvC gene encoding ketol-acid reductoisomerase: MAELFYDADADLSIIQGRKVAVIGYGSQGHAHALSLRDSGVDVRVGLPETSKSRAKAEEQGLRVVTAAEAAAEADVIMILVPDPLQGQIYEESIAPNLKDGDALFFGHGFNIRFGFIKPPAEVDVCMVAPKGPGHLVRRQYEEGRGVPCIVAVEQDPTGNAFPLALSYAKAIGGTRAGVIKTTFTEETETDLFGEQAVLCGGTAALVKAGFETLTEAGYQPEIAYFECLHELKLIVDLMYEGGLEKMRWSISETAEWGDYVTGPRIITDATKAEMKKVLAEIQDGSFAKNWMDEYHGGLKKYDEYKKQDSEHLLETTGKKLRKLMSWVDEEA, encoded by the coding sequence GTGGCCGAGCTGTTCTACGACGCCGACGCCGACCTGTCCATCATCCAGGGCCGCAAGGTCGCGGTCATCGGCTACGGCAGCCAGGGCCACGCCCACGCCCTGTCGCTGCGGGACTCGGGCGTCGACGTCCGCGTCGGTCTGCCCGAGACCTCCAAGTCCCGTGCCAAGGCCGAGGAGCAGGGCCTGCGCGTGGTCACCGCGGCCGAGGCCGCCGCCGAGGCCGACGTCATCATGATCCTGGTCCCGGACCCGCTCCAGGGACAGATCTACGAGGAGTCCATCGCCCCGAACCTGAAGGACGGCGACGCGCTGTTCTTCGGCCACGGCTTCAACATCCGGTTCGGCTTCATCAAGCCCCCGGCCGAGGTCGACGTCTGCATGGTCGCCCCCAAGGGCCCGGGCCACCTGGTCCGCCGCCAGTACGAGGAGGGGCGCGGCGTGCCCTGCATCGTCGCGGTCGAGCAGGACCCCACCGGTAACGCCTTCCCGCTGGCCCTGTCGTACGCCAAGGCCATCGGCGGCACCCGGGCCGGCGTCATCAAGACGACCTTCACCGAGGAGACCGAGACCGACCTGTTCGGTGAGCAGGCCGTGCTCTGCGGCGGCACCGCCGCCCTGGTCAAGGCGGGCTTCGAGACGCTGACCGAGGCGGGCTACCAGCCGGAGATCGCCTACTTCGAGTGCCTGCACGAGCTGAAGCTGATCGTCGACCTCATGTACGAGGGCGGCCTGGAGAAGATGCGCTGGTCCATCTCCGAGACCGCCGAGTGGGGCGACTACGTCACCGGCCCGCGCATCATCACCGACGCCACCAAGGCCGAGATGAAGAAGGTCCTCGCCGAGATCCAGGACGGCTCCTTCGCCAAGAACTGGATGGACGAGTACCACGGCGGCCTGAAGAAGTACGACGAGTACAAGAAGCAGGACTCCGAGCACCTGCTGGAGACCACCGGCAAGAAGCTGCGCAAGCTGATGTCCTGGGTCGACGAAGAGGCGTGA
- a CDS encoding acetolactate synthase large subunit — protein sequence MTEQATGAHHPQPRPRSGGQHSAPVEHVTGAQSLIRSLEEVGVDTVFGIPGGTILPAYDPLMDSRRVRHVLVRHEQGAGHAATGYAQATGKVGVCMATSGPGATNLVTPIADANMDSVPLVAITGQVVSKAIGTDAFQEADIVGISMPITKHSFLVTRAEDIPRTIAEAFHIASTGRPGPVLVDIPKDILQARTTFSWPPVTDLPGYRPVTKPHAKQIREAARLITSARRPVLYVGGGVLKAGATAELKVLAELTGAPVTTTLMALGAFPDSHPQHVGMPGMHGSVTAVTALQKADLIVALGARFDDRVTGKLDSFAPYAKIVHADIDPAEIGKNREADVPIVGDAREVLADLIQAVQKEHDEGHRGDHSAWWSDLNRWRETYPLGYETPEDGSLSPQAVIERIGQLAPDDTIFAAGVGQHQMWAAHFIQYEKPATWLNSGGAGTMGYAVPAAMGAKAGQPGRTVWAIDGDGCFQMTNQELTTCALNNIPIKVAIINNGALGMVRQWQTLFYNQRYSNTVLHSGPDGPTGPSAGTRVPDFVKLAEAMGCHSIRCERPEDLDKVIEEANAINDRPVVVDFIVHEDAMVWPMVAAGTSNDEVMAARGVRPDFGDGDQD from the coding sequence ATGACCGAGCAGGCCACCGGGGCCCACCATCCGCAGCCGCGGCCCCGATCCGGAGGACAGCACTCCGCCCCCGTCGAGCACGTCACGGGAGCGCAGTCCCTCATCCGCTCGCTCGAGGAGGTCGGGGTCGACACCGTATTCGGCATTCCCGGGGGCACGATCCTTCCCGCGTACGACCCGCTGATGGACTCCCGGCGGGTGCGCCACGTGCTGGTCCGCCACGAGCAGGGCGCGGGTCACGCGGCCACCGGATACGCGCAGGCCACCGGCAAGGTCGGCGTCTGCATGGCGACTTCGGGCCCCGGCGCCACCAACCTGGTCACCCCGATCGCCGACGCCAACATGGACTCGGTGCCGCTGGTCGCGATCACCGGCCAGGTCGTCTCCAAGGCGATCGGCACGGACGCCTTCCAGGAGGCGGACATCGTCGGCATCTCCATGCCGATCACCAAGCACAGCTTCCTGGTGACCAGGGCCGAGGACATCCCGAGGACGATCGCCGAGGCGTTCCACATCGCCTCGACCGGCCGTCCGGGGCCGGTCCTGGTCGACATCCCCAAGGACATCCTCCAGGCCCGGACGACCTTCTCCTGGCCGCCCGTGACCGACCTGCCCGGCTACCGCCCGGTGACCAAGCCGCACGCCAAGCAGATCCGCGAGGCCGCCCGGCTCATCACCAGCGCCCGCCGGCCCGTCCTCTACGTCGGCGGCGGTGTGCTCAAGGCCGGCGCCACCGCCGAGCTGAAGGTGCTCGCCGAGCTGACCGGCGCCCCCGTCACCACCACCCTGATGGCGCTGGGCGCCTTCCCCGACAGCCACCCGCAGCACGTCGGCATGCCCGGCATGCACGGCTCGGTCACCGCCGTCACCGCGCTGCAGAAGGCCGACCTGATCGTCGCCCTCGGCGCCCGCTTCGACGACCGCGTCACCGGCAAGCTGGACAGCTTCGCGCCGTACGCCAAGATCGTGCACGCCGACATCGACCCGGCCGAGATCGGCAAGAACCGCGAGGCGGACGTGCCGATCGTGGGCGACGCCCGCGAGGTGCTCGCCGACCTGATCCAGGCCGTGCAGAAGGAGCACGACGAGGGCCACCGGGGCGACCACAGCGCCTGGTGGAGCGACCTGAACCGCTGGCGCGAGACCTACCCGCTCGGCTACGAGACCCCCGAGGACGGCTCGCTCTCCCCGCAGGCGGTCATCGAGCGCATCGGGCAGCTCGCCCCGGACGACACGATCTTCGCGGCGGGCGTCGGCCAGCACCAGATGTGGGCCGCCCACTTCATCCAGTACGAGAAGCCCGCGACCTGGCTCAACTCCGGCGGCGCCGGAACCATGGGGTACGCGGTCCCGGCCGCGATGGGCGCCAAGGCCGGACAGCCCGGCCGTACGGTCTGGGCGATCGACGGCGACGGCTGCTTCCAGATGACCAATCAGGAACTGACCACCTGCGCCCTGAACAACATCCCGATCAAGGTCGCCATCATCAACAACGGCGCCCTCGGCATGGTCCGCCAGTGGCAGACGCTGTTCTACAACCAGCGCTACTCCAACACCGTGCTCCACTCCGGTCCCGACGGACCCACCGGTCCCAGCGCCGGCACCCGCGTCCCCGACTTCGTGAAGCTGGCCGAGGCGATGGGCTGCCACTCGATCCGCTGCGAGCGCCCCGAGGACCTGGACAAGGTCATCGAGGAGGCCAACGCGATCAACGACCGCCCGGTCGTCGTCGACTTCATCGTCCACGAGGACGCGATGGTGTGGCCCATGGTCGCCGCCGGGACCTCCAACGACGAGGTCATGGCCGCGCGGGGCGTCCGTCCCGACTTCGGCGACGGCGACCAGGACTGA